ATTCGTTGTACTTACTGCCGTCGGCGGGATAGATACCCGCGAACACCACGGGTTTGACCTCTTTGTAGCCGGGATAAGGCGCGGCGCACGGATTTTCGGCCTTGGTGATGGTGTCCCCCACGGCCGTATCCACCACGTTTTTGATAGAAGCCGCGAGGTAGCCGACTTCGCCCGAATGCAATACGGACACGGGACGCATCTTGGGCGTAAACACGCCTACTTCGGTGACGTCAAACTCTTTGCCCGTGCTGCACATACGGATGCGGTCGCCCACTTTGACCGTGCCTTCGCCCACGCGAATGAGGGAAATAGCGCCCTTGTAATTGTCGTAGACCGAATCGAAAATGAGGGCTTTGAGGGGGCTTTCGTCGTCCACTTTGGCGGGGGGCAGTTGCTCGATGATCTGCTCGATGAGATGGTCGATGCCGATGCCCTCTTTGGCGCTCACCAAGGGCGCTTCGTCCGCGGGAATGCCGATGACGTCCTCGATTTGCTTTTTTGCTTCCTCTACGTCCGCCGAAGCGAGGTCTATCTTGTTGATAACGGGCAGTATTTCCAGATTGTTGTCCACCGCGAGATAGGCGTTGGTCAAGGTCTGCGCCTCTACGCCCTGCGTGGCGTCCACGATGAGAATGGCCCCCTCGCACGCAGCCAAAGAACGCGACACTTCGTAGGTGAAGTCCACGTGCCCCGGGGTGTCTATGAGGTTGAGAACGTACTCGTGATCCTTGTACTTGTAGTACATACGCACGGGTTGCAATTTGATGGTGATGCCGCGCTCGCGTTCCAAGTCCATGCTGTCCAGCAGTTGGTCCTTGCTTTCGCGTTCGCTCACGGTCCCCGTGAACTCCATCAAGCGGTCGGCCAAGGTGCTTTTGCCGTGGTCGATATGGGCTACGATACAAAAATTGCGAATGTAACTTTCGGTCATACTTGCCTCCACACGAAATAGTATACTTTTTTGCATTAATTTTGGCAAGTGGTATTTACAACTCAACGCAAATTTGATATACTGTAAAGGAACTTTTACTTCGGGAGGCAATACTATGATAGATTTCAGTTGGTTATTGGACAAACCCATCGCGCACCGCGGTTTTTGGGGACAAGGCGAAGGGGATCAACCCTTTTGCGCCGAGAACTCTTTGACGGCCTATCAGCGCGCCATAGATAAGGGCTACAATATCGAAATCGACGTGCACCTTATGGCGGACGACGACTTCGCGGTGTTCCACGACGGCACCACCACCAGAGTGTGCGGCGTCAATGCCAAAGTCGCCTCGCTCACCAAGGCCGATCTGCCCAACTATCATCTGTCCAATACCGCCGACACCATTCCCACTTTGCGCGAAGTGCTCGACTTGGTGGACGGGAAGGTGGGTCTTCTCATCGAAATGAAAGACTTCACCAACAAGAACGATTGCTGCAAAAAGTTGTACGACTATCTCAAAGATTACAAGGGCAACTACGCCATTCAGTCCTTCAATATCACGGTAGGCGGCGGCGCTTTGGGTTGGTGGCGCGCCAATACCACGGGCGTGCCCATCGGCATATTGTCCTGCCGTCCTTTGGACGTGCTGCTCCCCTCTTGGAAGAAAGCCATTCAGCCCGACTTCTTCGCTTTCGACATCAAGGGCTTGCCCGTTAAGTATATCGAGAAACAGCGCAAGGAATGCGGCGTCAAATTGCTCACCTGGACCATTCGCACGCAAGAAGCCTACGACAAAGCCGTCAACGAAGTCAAAGTCGATAATATCATCTTCGATACCTATCGCTTAATAAATTGATTGAGGAGAAAATACAAATGATTATTACGTGCGGTGAATGCGGAAGAAACGTTTCGGATCAAAGTTACGTCTGCCCCGGTTGCGGCAGAGACGTGCGCGTACTCAAAGCCAACGGCTACGGTTGTCGTAATTGTACCAATCGCTATGACGACGATTGCAAGAGTTGGGGCCCCAGTGGCTACCCCTGTTTGGCGTATTACGAAGAAGATTACGACTGATGCATAATCGATAATCAAAAAAGGCAGGACATTGTCCTGCTTTTTCTTATACGGCGTTTTCGTCAAATAGTATTTTAGGCGGAACGTAGCGCAATGCAAGCCACGCGCCCACGCCCAAGACGAGGTAGTCTACGAGATAGAAAGTCATGGTCTCGGCAATCAAAGCAAAGGGCGCGCCCCTGTGCACGTTGATGGCGATGAGGCAAGTATAGACGAAGGCGTACGCTACGCCCAACGCCGCCCCTATCGGCAACGCCGAAAAACGGCGGGTTTTGAGAAGCCCCCACGCGGCGACCGAGGCCGCGGTGAACGCCGCCAACTCGAAGACGATGGCGAGGCCGTCGTCCAACACCAAGCCGTAGACGATGGAGCGCACGCCGAAGGCTATCGCCGCCTCGGCGGGCGAATAGCAAACGAGCAAGAACGCGGCGAACAATACGCCCAACTGCACGCGCAAATAGGGAACGGTGGGGAATAGGGGCGGAATAAGCGTCTCGACGTAGCCCAGCAACCCCGCAAGCACCGCGCACACCAATGTGACGATCAATTTCTTCTTGGAAGTCAACGTCCACTTTTTCATACTACGTCAACTCCACCACCACGCCCAACGTGGGATATATTATCTTGTCCCCTTTGCGGGATAGCGTCGCCACCCTGCCCCGATAGACGGTCTCCAACTTGTCCCCGTTGACGCGCACCTGCACGCCGCTATAGGTAGCCACGGGGTTGTAGGGTTGCCCGAGCGCAAGGGTGGACACGGCCTTGCCGTCCACGTACACGGTAGCGGTGGCGGCCGATTCGCGCGGCAAGAGAACGGTGAGCAAGCACGCCGTGACGACGACCACTACGAGGGCGGCCACGAGCAAGTCCCACTTGCCCAAAACGCGTATTTTGTTGTGTTCGGCATAGGCATTCATATCGAAATTATACCGCATTTCGCGCCGTTTGTCACCCAAAAGGCACGATTTACTCTCGCTTTTGCACATAATTTCGCTACTTTTGGGGCAATGTTGCGCCAATCAGTTGAAATTGTTGCCCATTTACTATATAATTTTGATAGGAGTGAGGTATGAAGTACAGCAAACTTGCTTTTCAATATATGGCCAACAAACACTTTTGGAAACTGCTTTTGTTGCTAATAGCGCCGGCGGTGGCCATTTCTATGTTTACCGGTTTCGACACCACGGCCAAACTCATCACGCGCTTCCCCGAGCGCACCGAATACAGCTTCGCCGAGATGTTCCACCTGACCAGCGAGGTCAATTGGAAAGTGCTCATCGGCTTGGTGGTTATGTTCTTTGCTTACGTGGTGCTGTTCGCCGTGATGATCGGCGCGATGCAACGCCATATGCGCACGGGACGCTTCGCCATGACCAACATAGGCAAGCGCATCAACGAGAACTTCCTGCCCGTGTTTCTCACCTTGTTGATGGTGTTCTTGTTCATCTTCCTGTACGGCTTGTTCCTCAATATCACCATCATCGCTTGGTGGGCCATGACCAAGAACCTCGTGGCGACCTACATACTGACCATCTTCTTTATGGTGGCGTTCTTCCTCTTGTTGATGTGGCTGTTCACCATCTTCTTCCTCACCTGCCCCAATATGGTGGTGACCGGGCAAAGTCTTTCGGACAGCGTGAGTTACAGCATCCGCATTTCGCGCTCCAAGCGCCGCCAACTGTACCTCGCCATCGCCCTGCCTTTGTCCATCATGATGGTACTGCAATTCGGCTTGGTGTGGATACCCGAAAAGGTGTATAAGATACTGCACGTCATCACCAACGCGATTATGGTGCTGTTCATCACTTGCTATTATCCCGTGCTGATGTTCGTCAGCTACTACGATATCAACGACAAGGACCGCGAGGATCTCTTGCCCGTCAATCGTCTATAGGAGTTGTTATGCCACTCAAACATTCCCTCAATATTCTTATATACAAATACGGCGTGGTCTT
The Clostridia bacterium genome window above contains:
- the lepA gene encoding translation elongation factor 4, with the translated sequence MTESYIRNFCIVAHIDHGKSTLADRLMEFTGTVSERESKDQLLDSMDLERERGITIKLQPVRMYYKYKDHEYVLNLIDTPGHVDFTYEVSRSLAACEGAILIVDATQGVEAQTLTNAYLAVDNNLEILPVINKIDLASADVEEAKKQIEDVIGIPADEAPLVSAKEGIGIDHLIEQIIEQLPPAKVDDESPLKALIFDSVYDNYKGAISLIRVGEGTVKVGDRIRMCSTGKEFDVTEVGVFTPKMRPVSVLHSGEVGYLAASIKNVVDTAVGDTITKAENPCAAPYPGYKEVKPVVFAGIYPADGSKYNELREGLEKLKLNDASLYFEPDVSTALGFGFRTGFLGLLHMDVITQRLEREFDLDLVTTAPSVSYRVHKTSGEILMIDNPTKLPNPAEIDYIEEPIVKLSVFTPPAYVGAIMELCQQKRGIFKDMTYLDPQRVVLSYQIPLSEILYDFFDSMKSRSRGYASLDYEMDGYVKNDMVRLDILLNGEMCDALSMIVFKDSAYERGRKVAERLKDVIPRQMFEIPIQACIGNKVIARETVKALRKDVLAKCYGGDITRKKKLLEKQKEGKKRMRQVGSVEIPSDAFMTILKVGDDE